In one window of Microbacterium sp. PM5 DNA:
- a CDS encoding aminotransferase class I/II-fold pyridoxal phosphate-dependent enzyme, which yields MSIIPLEALPLETLQRRSSTKWRTYGSDVLPLFVAETDFPLAPLITSALRTAVELGDTGYTPPDPGVRDAFASFAVRRFDWVVDADRVRTTGDVMMGVVEILRAVTAPGDAVVITPPVYPPFTMTVEEAGCRVAPVPLRDTGAAWELDLDGIDAALSDGARAVLLCNPHNPTGTVHSRETLAALARIAARHGAAVISDEIHAPLVYDDATFTPFLASSAEAAAVGYTVTSPSKAFNLAGLKCAVMVTGDERTAAVVRGLPSEVEWRTGLLGAIASVAALDAASDEWLDALRARLDLNRRLLADLLAAHLPRARYRVPDAGYLAWVDLSAYGWGDDPATRILAEARVAVHHGPQFGPQGAGHVRVNFGCGPEVLTEAIARIGRLVDA from the coding sequence GTGAGCATCATTCCTCTGGAAGCACTTCCGCTGGAGACCCTGCAACGGCGCTCCAGTACGAAGTGGCGGACGTACGGTTCCGATGTCCTTCCCCTGTTCGTGGCTGAGACGGATTTCCCCCTCGCGCCGCTGATCACGAGCGCCTTGCGCACGGCGGTCGAGCTCGGCGACACCGGGTACACACCACCCGATCCCGGCGTGCGCGATGCCTTCGCATCGTTCGCCGTTCGCCGCTTCGACTGGGTGGTCGATGCCGACCGTGTGCGGACGACGGGTGATGTCATGATGGGCGTCGTCGAGATCCTGCGCGCGGTCACCGCGCCCGGTGACGCGGTCGTGATCACCCCGCCGGTGTATCCGCCCTTCACGATGACGGTGGAAGAAGCCGGATGCCGTGTGGCGCCCGTGCCGCTGCGCGATACGGGAGCGGCCTGGGAACTCGACCTGGACGGCATCGACGCGGCGCTCTCCGACGGCGCGCGCGCCGTGCTGCTGTGCAATCCCCACAACCCCACCGGTACCGTCCATTCGCGCGAGACGCTGGCCGCTCTCGCCCGGATCGCGGCGCGTCACGGTGCCGCGGTCATCAGTGACGAGATCCATGCGCCGCTCGTCTACGACGATGCGACCTTCACCCCGTTTCTCGCGTCATCGGCGGAAGCCGCCGCGGTCGGCTATACGGTCACCAGCCCTTCCAAGGCGTTCAACCTCGCGGGGTTGAAGTGCGCGGTGATGGTGACGGGAGACGAACGGACCGCCGCCGTCGTGCGCGGCCTGCCGTCGGAGGTGGAGTGGCGTACGGGGCTGTTGGGCGCGATCGCCAGTGTCGCGGCACTGGACGCGGCATCCGATGAGTGGCTCGACGCCCTGCGTGCCCGACTCGATCTCAACCGCCGTCTGCTTGCCGATCTGCTGGCCGCGCACCTCCCGCGCGCTCGCTATCGCGTGCCGGACGCGGGCTATCTCGCCTGGGTCGATCTGAGCGCCTACGGCTGGGGCGACGACCCGGCCACCCGCATCCTCGCCGAGGCGCGAGTGGCCGTCCATCATGGACCGCAGTTCGGGCCGCAGGGCGCCGGCCACGTTCGCGTGAACTTCGGCTGCGGGCCGGAGGTTCTCACCGAAGCCATCGCGCGGATCGGGCGTCTCGTCGACGCGTGA
- a CDS encoding metal-sulfur cluster assembly factor — translation MTATLSPEKYDDVTEALKDVMDPELGINVVDLGLIYDLSWDEENDALVIHMTLTSAGCPLTDVLEEQTAQALDNVVDRFRINWVWMPPWGPERITDDGRDMMRALGFAI, via the coding sequence ATGACTGCGACCCTCAGTCCGGAGAAGTACGACGACGTCACCGAGGCGCTCAAGGACGTGATGGATCCCGAGCTCGGAATCAATGTCGTCGACCTCGGTCTCATCTACGATCTCAGCTGGGACGAGGAGAACGACGCCCTCGTCATCCACATGACGCTGACCTCCGCCGGCTGTCCGCTCACCGACGTGCTCGAAGAGCAGACCGCGCAGGCTCTGGACAACGTGGTCGATCGCTTCCGCATCAACTGGGTGTGGATGCCGCCGTGGGGACCGGAACGCATTACCGACGACGGACGCGACATGATGCGCGCGCTGGGGTTCGCCATCTGA
- the sufC gene encoding Fe-S cluster assembly ATPase SufC — protein sequence MAVLEIRDLHVTVETDAGETPILNGVDLTVRTGETHAIMGPNGSGKSTLAYTIAGHPKYTVTQGTITLDGEDVLAMSVDERARAGLFLAMQYPVEIPGVTVTNFLRTAKTAIDGEAPAIRTWTKDVKEAMKNLRMDPKFAARNVNEGFSGGEKKRHEILQLELLKPAIAVLDETDSGLDVDALKIVSEGVNRAKDATDLGVLLITHYTRILRYIKPDFVHVLVKGRVAEEGGPELAERLEDEGYDRYLEPSDIVEA from the coding sequence ATGGCTGTTCTCGAGATCCGCGACCTCCACGTGACGGTCGAGACCGACGCGGGGGAGACCCCCATCCTCAATGGCGTCGACCTGACGGTGCGTACCGGCGAGACCCACGCGATCATGGGTCCCAACGGCTCCGGAAAGTCGACCCTCGCCTACACGATCGCCGGTCACCCCAAGTACACCGTGACCCAGGGCACGATCACTCTGGACGGCGAGGACGTGCTGGCGATGTCGGTCGACGAGCGTGCGCGTGCGGGGCTCTTCCTCGCGATGCAGTATCCGGTCGAGATTCCCGGGGTGACCGTCACGAACTTCCTGCGTACGGCGAAGACGGCGATCGACGGTGAGGCGCCCGCGATCCGCACCTGGACGAAGGACGTCAAGGAGGCGATGAAGAACCTCCGCATGGACCCGAAGTTCGCCGCTCGCAACGTCAACGAGGGATTCTCCGGCGGTGAGAAGAAGCGCCACGAGATCCTTCAGCTCGAACTGCTCAAGCCGGCGATCGCCGTGCTGGACGAGACCGACTCCGGCCTCGACGTCGACGCACTGAAGATCGTCTCCGAAGGTGTGAACCGTGCGAAGGACGCGACCGATCTCGGCGTGCTGCTGATCACCCACTACACGCGCATCCTCCGCTACATTAAGCCCGATTTCGTGCACGTGCTCGTGAAGGGCCGCGTCGCCGAGGAGGGCGGCCCGGAGCTCGCCGAGCGTCTGGAGGACGAGGGCTATGACCGCTACCTCGAGCCCTCCGACATCGTCGAGGCATAG
- a CDS encoding non-heme iron oxygenase ferredoxin subunit: protein MTAQKALSLSDLTQDTAVRVEIDGVPMAVVLDSNGEVHAIGDTCTHGDISLSDGFVEGETLECWAHGSAFSLRTGRPLNLPAYEPVPVYAVTIDGDDVLIDPAVLKDVN, encoded by the coding sequence ATGACCGCGCAGAAGGCGCTCAGCCTCAGCGACCTCACCCAGGACACCGCGGTGCGCGTCGAGATCGACGGCGTTCCGATGGCCGTCGTCCTGGATTCGAACGGTGAGGTCCATGCGATCGGCGACACCTGCACGCACGGCGACATCTCGCTGTCGGACGGGTTCGTGGAAGGGGAGACCCTGGAGTGCTGGGCCCACGGCTCGGCGTTCTCGCTGCGCACCGGCCGCCCCCTGAACCTTCCGGCCTATGAGCCGGTGCCCGTGTACGCGGTCACGATCGACGGGGATGACGTCCTGATCGATCCCGCTGTCCTCAAAGACGTGAACTGA
- the sufD gene encoding Fe-S cluster assembly protein SufD — MTTATQTPAGESIRAEGHIDPAATLVSGFVPVQTRSERPTSFDPADFAVPTGREVNWKHTPLALLGDLLRDEPAPHDVIGVDVSAPSSVEQIRLRVGEAPRGEVFRPEDRVSAIAWAQEDEAPLIRIPSGVELDEPIVVQLTGRGGVAHAHVVIEAQAHSRATVVLRHAGTAQQAQNVEIIVRDGAALTVVSVQRWDDDAIHLASHQARVDRDATLTHVVVSLGGRVVRVNPSVELAGAGAEGRLYGLSFADAGQHLESQVYLHHKGAQTVGDVLYKGALQGESARSVWVGDVLIGPDAVGTDSYEANRNLVLTDGARADSIPNLEIETGDIRGAGHASATGRFDDEQLFYLQARGIAEDEARRLVVLGFLAEIVQKIDVPALQDELIAAIEDELALATAAEGEHA; from the coding sequence ATGACGACAGCGACTCAGACCCCTGCCGGCGAGAGCATCCGGGCGGAGGGTCACATCGACCCTGCGGCCACGCTGGTCTCCGGCTTCGTACCGGTGCAGACCCGATCGGAGCGGCCGACGTCGTTCGATCCCGCCGATTTCGCCGTGCCGACCGGTCGCGAGGTCAACTGGAAGCACACCCCGTTGGCGCTCCTGGGCGACCTGCTGCGGGACGAGCCGGCCCCCCACGACGTCATCGGCGTCGACGTGAGTGCGCCTTCGTCCGTCGAGCAGATCCGTCTGCGCGTCGGGGAGGCCCCACGCGGTGAGGTCTTCCGTCCCGAGGACCGTGTCAGCGCGATCGCCTGGGCGCAGGAGGACGAGGCTCCGCTCATCCGCATCCCCTCGGGCGTCGAACTCGACGAGCCGATCGTCGTGCAGCTGACCGGACGCGGCGGTGTCGCGCATGCGCACGTCGTGATCGAGGCACAGGCGCACTCACGGGCGACGGTCGTGCTGCGCCACGCCGGTACCGCACAGCAGGCGCAGAACGTCGAGATCATCGTTCGTGACGGCGCCGCGCTGACGGTCGTCTCGGTACAGCGCTGGGACGATGACGCCATTCACCTGGCATCTCACCAGGCGCGGGTCGATCGCGACGCGACGCTGACCCACGTCGTGGTCAGTCTCGGTGGACGCGTCGTTCGCGTGAACCCGTCTGTCGAGCTCGCGGGAGCAGGTGCGGAGGGCAGACTCTACGGTCTGTCGTTCGCCGACGCCGGTCAGCACCTGGAGAGCCAGGTCTACCTGCACCACAAGGGTGCGCAGACGGTCGGAGACGTGCTCTACAAGGGAGCGCTGCAGGGCGAGTCCGCGCGCAGCGTCTGGGTCGGTGACGTGCTCATCGGACCGGATGCCGTGGGCACCGACTCGTATGAGGCCAACCGCAACCTCGTGCTCACCGACGGTGCACGCGCCGACTCGATCCCCAACCTCGAGATCGAGACGGGCGACATCCGCGGCGCGGGACACGCGAGCGCGACCGGGCGCTTCGACGATGAGCAGCTGTTCTACCTGCAGGCGCGTGGAATCGCGGAGGACGAGGCTCGACGTCTGGTCGTGCTGGGATTCCTCGCCGAGATCGTCCAGAAGATCGATGTGCCGGCTCTGCAGGACGAGCTCATCGCCGCGATCGAGGACGAGCTGGCTCTGGCGACGGCGGCCGAAGGAGAACACGCATGA
- the sufB gene encoding Fe-S cluster assembly protein SufB, whose protein sequence is MSDVLIDRPELEGLGVYEFGWHDEDAAGAVAQRGINEDVVRGISALKNEPEWMLKTRLKGYQLFGRKPMPTWGADLSDIDFDNIKYFVRSTEKQAQSWEDLPEDIKNTYEKLGIPEAERARLVAGVAAQYESEVVYHQIQQELEDQGVIFMDTDTALREHPEFFEEYFGTVIPAGDNKFAALNTAVWSGGSFVYVPKGVHVEIPLQAYFRINTENMGQFERTLIIADEGSYVHYIEGCTAPIYKSDSLHSAVVEIIVKKNARVRYTTIQNWSNNVYNLVTKRAIAHEGATMEWIDGNIGSKVTMKYPSIYLMGEHAKGETLSVAFAGPGQHQDAGAKMIHMAPYTQSSIVSKSIARGGGRAGYRGEVRVDANAHHSANTVRCDALLVDTISRSDTYPAIDIRVDDVQLGHEATVSKVSEEQLFYLMSRGMPEDEAMAMIVRGFIEPIARELPMEYALELNKLIEMGMEGSVG, encoded by the coding sequence ATGTCGGATGTGCTCATCGACCGTCCCGAACTCGAGGGACTGGGTGTCTATGAATTCGGCTGGCACGACGAAGACGCCGCCGGCGCCGTCGCCCAGCGCGGGATCAACGAGGACGTCGTCCGCGGGATCTCGGCTCTCAAGAACGAACCCGAGTGGATGCTGAAGACCCGCCTCAAGGGATATCAGCTGTTCGGCCGCAAGCCGATGCCGACCTGGGGTGCTGATCTGTCGGACATCGACTTCGACAACATCAAGTACTTCGTGCGCTCCACCGAGAAGCAGGCCCAGTCGTGGGAGGACCTGCCCGAGGACATCAAGAACACGTACGAGAAGCTCGGCATCCCCGAGGCGGAGCGCGCCCGCCTCGTCGCCGGCGTCGCCGCTCAGTACGAGTCCGAGGTCGTCTATCACCAGATCCAGCAGGAGCTCGAGGATCAGGGTGTCATCTTCATGGACACCGACACGGCGCTGCGCGAGCACCCCGAGTTCTTCGAGGAGTACTTCGGCACCGTCATCCCCGCCGGTGACAACAAGTTCGCTGCCCTCAACACGGCCGTCTGGTCGGGCGGATCGTTCGTCTACGTCCCCAAGGGCGTGCACGTCGAGATCCCGCTGCAGGCCTACTTCCGCATCAACACGGAGAACATGGGCCAGTTCGAGCGGACGCTGATCATCGCCGACGAGGGCAGCTACGTCCACTACATCGAGGGCTGCACGGCCCCGATCTACAAGAGCGACTCGCTGCACTCGGCCGTCGTCGAGATCATCGTGAAGAAGAACGCGCGCGTGCGCTATACGACGATCCAGAACTGGTCGAACAACGTCTACAACCTCGTCACCAAGCGTGCGATCGCGCACGAGGGCGCGACGATGGAGTGGATCGACGGCAACATCGGGTCGAAGGTCACGATGAAGTACCCGTCCATCTACCTGATGGGTGAGCATGCCAAGGGTGAGACGCTGTCGGTCGCCTTCGCCGGTCCCGGACAGCACCAGGACGCCGGCGCGAAGATGATCCACATGGCTCCCTACACGCAGTCCTCGATCGTCTCCAAGTCGATCGCCCGTGGCGGCGGCCGGGCCGGCTACCGCGGCGAGGTGCGCGTGGACGCCAACGCCCACCACTCCGCGAACACCGTGCGCTGCGACGCGCTTCTGGTCGACACGATCTCGCGCTCGGACACCTACCCCGCGATCGACATCCGCGTCGACGACGTGCAGCTGGGTCATGAGGCGACGGTCTCGAAGGTGAGCGAAGAACAGCTCTTCTACTTGATGAGCCGCGGCATGCCGGAGGACGAGGCGATGGCGATGATCGTGCGCGGCTTCATCGAGCCCATCGCACGCGAACTGCCCATGGAGTACGCCCTCGAGCTCAACAAGCTCATCGAGATGGGCATGGAAGGATCCGTCGGCTGA
- a CDS encoding COX15/CtaA family protein → MSAPQTSSPETDAAASDAPVGRGLLTRLPARVGRPTRVLAWLVLISNIVIVGTGGLVRLTGSGMGCETWPYCTPDSLVPTQELGIHGLIEFGNRTLTGVLVIVALLAFLSVVRLWRTRPELPRLVLAIGIGIILQAVIGGITVWLHLHPSIVGLHYLLSAALVAIAAAYVVRVYARPGARVLVVPRGYAVVAHVTSVVVLVTVIIGILLTGSGPHAGDTAAARNGLDPIFWQHVHSWPAYALFALTVVLFGWSYRLSPATGMRRWTGLLLGVELVQIAIGLWQARTGLPIALVNIHMMLAVTLVAAMTAVILHMKQPRDMLDAGDRSTAIS, encoded by the coding sequence ATGTCCGCACCGCAGACCTCCAGCCCCGAGACCGACGCCGCGGCGTCCGACGCCCCGGTCGGGCGCGGACTCCTGACGCGACTTCCCGCGCGTGTCGGACGGCCGACGCGCGTGCTCGCGTGGCTCGTGCTGATCAGCAACATCGTGATCGTCGGCACCGGTGGTCTCGTGCGTCTGACCGGTTCGGGGATGGGCTGCGAGACGTGGCCGTACTGCACCCCGGATTCGCTCGTCCCGACGCAGGAACTCGGCATCCACGGGCTCATCGAGTTCGGCAACCGCACCCTCACGGGGGTTCTCGTGATCGTCGCACTGCTCGCGTTCCTGTCCGTCGTGCGATTGTGGCGCACGCGCCCGGAGCTGCCCCGCCTCGTCCTGGCCATCGGCATCGGCATCATCCTCCAGGCCGTCATCGGCGGCATCACGGTGTGGCTGCACCTGCACCCCAGCATCGTCGGGCTGCACTACCTGCTGTCGGCGGCGCTGGTCGCGATCGCCGCCGCCTACGTCGTCCGCGTCTACGCCCGACCCGGCGCGCGCGTCCTCGTCGTGCCGCGCGGGTATGCCGTCGTGGCGCACGTGACGAGTGTCGTCGTGCTGGTCACCGTGATCATCGGCATCCTGCTGACCGGCTCCGGCCCGCACGCCGGCGACACGGCCGCCGCCCGCAACGGCCTGGATCCGATCTTCTGGCAGCATGTGCACAGCTGGCCCGCATACGCCCTCTTCGCGCTCACGGTGGTGCTGTTCGGATGGTCGTACCGGCTGAGCCCGGCGACCGGCATGAGGAGATGGACCGGTCTGCTGCTGGGCGTGGAACTCGTGCAGATCGCGATCGGGCTGTGGCAGGCGCGCACGGGCCTTCCGATCGCGCTCGTGAACATCCACATGATGCTCGCCGTGACGCTCGTGGCGGCGATGACCGCAGTGATCCTGCACATGAAGCAGCCGCGTGACATGCTGGATGCCGGCGACCGGTCCACAGCGATCTCATAG
- a CDS encoding dinucleotide-utilizing enzyme, protein MPNTARVIRSIPFWVLVGGSLVAVGGGVYLLVDKLTVMASTLADGTATGVEVYAGQIWAVLGAILIGVGLIGLALALTLGTIGSLARGATPSVVAEEIDVVEIVEPATNAAPVAETVTSPVSETDEPAQASAERPTV, encoded by the coding sequence ATGCCCAACACCGCCCGTGTGATCCGCAGCATCCCGTTCTGGGTGCTCGTGGGCGGCTCGCTCGTCGCCGTCGGCGGCGGCGTCTACCTGCTCGTCGACAAGCTGACCGTCATGGCCAGCACTCTCGCCGATGGCACCGCCACCGGCGTCGAGGTCTACGCCGGTCAGATCTGGGCCGTTCTCGGCGCGATCCTCATCGGCGTCGGCCTCATCGGTCTGGCTCTGGCGCTCACCCTCGGTACCATCGGCTCGCTCGCGCGCGGCGCGACGCCGAGTGTCGTCGCCGAGGAGATCGACGTGGTCGAGATCGTCGAGCCGGCGACGAACGCCGCACCGGTGGCCGAGACGGTCACCTCGCCGGTGTCGGAGACCGACGAGCCCGCTCAGGCGTCCGCCGAGCGTCCCACCGTCTGA
- a CDS encoding heme o synthase produces MVQSSVSAVNDVAVARSLGQKVRAYVALTKPRVLELLLVTTVPVMILAQGGMPSLWLVLATVIGGAMSAGSAATFNMYLDRDIDAHMRRTENRPLVTGEVTPRGALVFAWSLAVGSTLWLLLTTNWLAAALSAVAIFFYVVIYTMLLKRRTEQNIVWGGIAGCFPVLIGWSAVTGSLTWAPFVLFLLVFLWTPPHYWPLSMKYKGDYREADVPMLGATRNGRQVGLQVILYAWATVASSLLLIPVAGMGLVYTASALVFGGWFIVESHVLYNRAVRGEQSRPMRVFHASITYLTLLFVAIAIDPLLPF; encoded by the coding sequence ATGGTGCAGTCGAGCGTGTCCGCGGTGAACGACGTCGCGGTCGCTCGTTCCCTCGGTCAGAAGGTCCGCGCCTACGTCGCCTTGACGAAGCCGCGCGTCTTGGAGCTGCTCCTGGTGACGACCGTTCCGGTCATGATCCTGGCGCAAGGGGGGATGCCGAGCCTCTGGCTCGTGCTAGCGACGGTGATCGGCGGCGCGATGAGCGCGGGATCGGCTGCCACCTTCAACATGTACCTCGATCGCGACATCGATGCGCATATGCGGCGCACCGAGAACCGGCCACTCGTGACGGGCGAGGTGACGCCGCGGGGCGCCCTGGTGTTCGCGTGGAGTCTGGCCGTGGGCTCCACGCTCTGGCTTCTGCTGACCACCAACTGGCTGGCCGCGGCACTGAGCGCCGTCGCCATCTTCTTCTATGTGGTCATCTACACGATGTTGCTGAAGCGCCGCACCGAACAGAACATCGTCTGGGGTGGGATCGCCGGGTGCTTCCCCGTGCTCATCGGGTGGTCTGCGGTCACGGGATCGCTGACCTGGGCTCCCTTCGTCCTCTTCCTCCTCGTCTTCCTCTGGACTCCGCCGCACTACTGGCCGCTGTCGATGAAGTACAAGGGTGACTACCGAGAAGCAGACGTGCCGATGCTGGGCGCCACCCGCAACGGTCGGCAGGTCGGGCTGCAGGTCATCCTCTACGCCTGGGCCACCGTGGCCTCTTCGCTCCTGCTCATCCCGGTCGCGGGTATGGGACTCGTGTACACGGCATCCGCACTCGTTTTCGGCGGCTGGTTCATCGTCGAGTCCCATGTGCTCTACAACCGCGCCGTCCGCGGGGAGCAGAGTCGTCCGATGCGTGTCTTCCACGCGTCGATCACGTACCTCACGCTCCTGTTCGTCGCCATCGCGATCGACCCGCTGCTGCCGTTCTGA
- the tkt gene encoding transketolase, translated as MSELVWDEIDRRAVDTARVLAADAVEKVGNGHPGTAMSLAPAAYLLYQRVLRHDPSDTHWIGRDRFILSAGHSSLTQYVQLYLGGFGLELSDLESLRTWGSLTPGHPEYGHTKGVEITTGPLGQGLSSAVGFAYAARYERGLFDPEAAAGTSPFDHFVYVIAGDGDLQEGVTSEASSLAGHQNLGNLIAIYDSNQISIEDDTNVAFTEDVAARYEAYGWQVQTVDWKKSGEYVEDVAELYAAIEAAKGETEKPSLIILKTIIGWPSPGKQNSGKIHGSALGAEELAATKKVLGFDPEASFVVADDVIAHTRALKDRAAEARAAWQADFDAWAAANPERKSLLDRLEAGELPADVSVPEFTPGKDVSTRAASGQVINALAAQLPELWGGSADLAESNLTTIKDAKSFIPAEWSTHEWSGDPYGRVLHFGIREHAMGAIVNGIKLHGPTRPFGGTFLIFSDYMRPPVRLAALMDIPSIFVWTHDSVALGEDGPTHQPIEQLSTLRLIPNFTVVRPADANETSAAWLEIVRRTSGGPVGIALTRQNIPVFPRGEAGFATADGVAKGAYVLIDAEGGEPDVILIATGSEVQLAVAARETLAGEGIKARVVSAPSLEWFAEQDAAYRESVLPAAVTARVSVEAGSTPLWRGIVGDSGRTVGIDHFGASADYKTLFEKFGITTDAVVEAARATVKENA; from the coding sequence GTGTCGGAACTGGTTTGGGATGAGATCGATCGGCGCGCGGTGGACACCGCTCGCGTGCTGGCCGCGGATGCCGTGGAGAAGGTGGGCAACGGACACCCCGGCACGGCGATGAGCCTGGCGCCGGCCGCGTACCTGCTCTACCAGCGCGTCCTGCGCCACGATCCCTCGGACACGCACTGGATCGGCCGCGACCGCTTCATCCTCTCCGCGGGACACTCGTCGCTGACCCAGTACGTCCAGCTCTATCTCGGCGGTTTCGGACTCGAGCTGTCCGACCTGGAATCCCTCCGCACGTGGGGCTCCTTGACCCCCGGACACCCCGAGTACGGGCACACGAAGGGCGTCGAGATCACCACGGGCCCGCTCGGTCAGGGTCTGTCCTCGGCCGTGGGCTTCGCCTACGCGGCCCGCTACGAGCGCGGCCTGTTCGACCCCGAGGCGGCCGCCGGCACGAGCCCGTTCGATCACTTCGTGTACGTGATCGCGGGCGACGGCGACCTCCAGGAAGGTGTCACGAGTGAGGCCTCGAGCCTGGCCGGACACCAGAACCTCGGAAACCTCATCGCCATCTACGACTCGAACCAGATCTCCATCGAGGACGACACCAACGTCGCCTTCACGGAAGACGTCGCGGCGCGTTACGAGGCCTACGGCTGGCAGGTGCAGACGGTCGACTGGAAGAAGTCCGGCGAGTACGTCGAGGACGTCGCCGAACTGTACGCGGCCATCGAAGCCGCGAAGGGCGAGACCGAGAAGCCGTCGCTCATCATCCTCAAGACGATCATCGGCTGGCCCTCGCCCGGCAAGCAGAACAGCGGCAAGATCCACGGCTCCGCCCTCGGCGCCGAGGAGCTCGCGGCGACCAAGAAGGTGCTCGGCTTCGACCCGGAGGCCTCGTTCGTCGTCGCCGACGACGTCATCGCCCACACCCGCGCTCTGAAGGACCGGGCCGCCGAGGCGCGTGCGGCCTGGCAGGCCGACTTCGATGCGTGGGCGGCCGCGAACCCCGAGCGCAAGAGCCTGCTCGACCGCCTCGAGGCCGGCGAGCTGCCCGCCGATGTCTCCGTCCCGGAGTTCACGCCCGGTAAGGACGTGTCCACGCGTGCGGCATCCGGCCAGGTCATCAACGCGCTCGCCGCGCAGTTGCCCGAGCTCTGGGGTGGTTCTGCCGATCTCGCCGAGTCCAACCTCACCACGATCAAGGACGCCAAGTCGTTCATCCCCGCGGAATGGTCCACCCACGAGTGGTCGGGCGACCCCTACGGTCGTGTGCTGCACTTCGGCATCCGCGAGCACGCGATGGGTGCGATCGTCAACGGCATCAAGCTGCACGGTCCGACGCGTCCGTTCGGCGGCACCTTCCTCATCTTCAGCGACTACATGCGCCCGCCGGTGCGTCTGGCCGCTCTGATGGACATCCCGTCGATCTTCGTGTGGACGCACGACTCGGTCGCCCTCGGCGAGGACGGACCCACGCATCAGCCGATCGAGCAGCTGTCGACGCTGCGCCTCATCCCGAACTTCACCGTGGTGCGCCCGGCGGATGCGAACGAGACATCCGCGGCCTGGCTGGAGATCGTCCGTCGCACGAGCGGCGGCCCGGTCGGCATCGCGTTGACGCGTCAGAACATCCCTGTGTTCCCCCGCGGCGAGGCGGGCTTCGCGACCGCCGACGGGGTCGCCAAGGGTGCCTACGTCCTCATCGACGCCGAGGGCGGGGAGCCGGATGTGATCCTCATCGCGACCGGCTCCGAGGTGCAGCTCGCGGTCGCCGCGCGCGAGACGCTCGCCGGCGAGGGTATCAAGGCCCGCGTCGTGTCGGCGCCGTCGCTCGAGTGGTTCGCCGAGCAGGATGCCGCCTACCGCGAGAGCGTGCTGCCGGCGGCCGTCACGGCACGCGTGTCGGTGGAGGCCGGCTCGACCCCGCTCTGGCGCGGGATCGTGGGCGACAGCGGCCGCACGGTCGGCATCGATCACTTCGGCGCGTCCGCCGATTACAAGACCCTGTTCGAGAAGTTCGGTATCACCACCGATGCGGTCGTGGAAGCGGCCCGCGCAACCGTCAAGGAGAACGCATGA